The Lacrimispora xylanolytica genome has a segment encoding these proteins:
- a CDS encoding sulfate/molybdate ABC transporter ATP-binding protein: MALQVDISKKFSGFHMKVEFEMDGGCLGILGASGCGKSMTLKCVAGIEKPDKGRIVLNDRVLFDSRKGINVPARDRHIGYLFQNYALFPAMTVEDNLGIVIPGKKTEKGRVIDEILQRFQLSGLKKRYPSQLSGGQQQRVALARMLLSTPEVILLDEPFSALDGFLRDILQNEMLEFIRDYGKDVLMVSHSRDEIYTFCNQMVVMSEGKSLLQGNTRDIFQNPGTMEAARLTGCKNISAIERLGDYELYACDWNIRLKTAERIRETIRYIGIRGHTLIPVSQPGENTMKIRLRGVTDTPFERQVIFHNGEEKDSKQIWLIQDKKEDIPLFIQFPKEEILLLS, from the coding sequence ATGGCATTGCAGGTAGATATCAGTAAAAAGTTTTCCGGATTTCATATGAAGGTGGAATTTGAGATGGACGGCGGCTGCCTGGGAATCTTAGGGGCGTCCGGCTGCGGCAAAAGCATGACATTAAAATGTGTGGCTGGAATCGAGAAGCCAGATAAAGGCCGTATCGTGTTAAATGATAGGGTGCTCTTTGATTCCAGGAAAGGCATCAATGTTCCAGCCAGAGACCGTCACATCGGATATCTGTTTCAAAATTACGCCCTCTTTCCTGCCATGACGGTGGAAGACAACTTAGGAATCGTAATTCCCGGAAAGAAAACGGAGAAAGGGCGGGTCATTGATGAAATCTTACAGAGGTTTCAGCTCTCCGGGTTAAAAAAGAGATACCCTTCCCAGTTATCCGGGGGACAGCAGCAGAGGGTGGCACTGGCCCGTATGCTATTAAGCACACCGGAAGTCATTCTCCTGGATGAACCATTTTCCGCTCTGGATGGATTCTTAAGGGATATATTGCAAAATGAGATGCTGGAGTTTATCAGAGATTATGGAAAGGATGTACTCATGGTATCCCATTCCAGAGATGAGATCTATACCTTTTGCAATCAAATGGTGGTCATGTCAGAAGGAAAGAGCCTGCTCCAGGGAAATACAAGAGATATTTTTCAAAATCCCGGTACCATGGAGGCCGCAAGGCTGACTGGCTGCAAGAATATATCAGCCATAGAACGACTGGGAGATTACGAGCTGTATGCCTGTGACTGGAACATAAGGCTTAAGACAGCAGAAAGGATCAGGGAAACCATTCGTTATATTGGAATCAGGGGGCACACCCTAATTCCCGTAAGCCAGCCAGGAGAGAATACCATGAAGATCCGGCTGAGGGGAGTAACGGATACTCCCTTTGAGCGTCAGGTCATTTTTCACAACGGGGAGGAAAAGGATTCGAAGCAGATCTGGCTCATACAGGATAAAAAAGAAGATATACCATTATTTATTCAGTTTCCCAAAGAAGAAATCCTGCTTTTGTCTTAA
- the nifH gene encoding nitrogenase iron protein, translating to MRQVAIYGKGGIGKSTTTQNLTAGLAEMGKHIMIVGCDPKADSTRLVLGGLAQKTVLDTLRDEGDDIELEAVMKEGYGGIKGVESGGPEPGVGCAGRGIITSINLLEQLGAYTDDLDYVFYDVLGDVVCGGFAMPIREGKAQEIYIVCSGEMMALYAANNISKGITKYAKTGGVRLGGLICNSRKVDKEQDLVEAVAAKIGTQMIHFVPRDNAVQRAEIRKRTVIDYSPDEAQADEYRNLAKKVDDNEMFVIPNPMKIDELEEILMQYGVMD from the coding sequence ATGAGACAGGTTGCTATTTATGGAAAAGGCGGAATCGGTAAATCAACGACGACCCAGAACTTAACGGCTGGTCTTGCCGAAATGGGGAAACACATTATGATTGTAGGATGCGATCCAAAGGCAGACTCCACCCGATTGGTTCTTGGAGGTCTGGCCCAGAAAACAGTTCTTGACACCCTTCGTGATGAAGGCGATGACATCGAACTGGAGGCAGTCATGAAGGAAGGCTACGGCGGAATCAAGGGCGTGGAGTCCGGTGGTCCTGAGCCAGGCGTTGGATGTGCCGGGCGGGGAATCATTACTTCTATTAATTTGTTGGAACAGCTTGGCGCTTATACCGACGATCTGGATTATGTGTTTTATGACGTACTTGGAGATGTTGTATGCGGAGGCTTTGCAATGCCCATCAGAGAAGGAAAGGCCCAGGAAATCTATATCGTATGCTCCGGAGAAATGATGGCTCTTTATGCAGCCAACAATATTTCCAAAGGTATCACCAAATATGCCAAGACCGGAGGAGTAAGGCTTGGCGGACTTATCTGTAATTCCAGAAAGGTAGATAAGGAGCAGGATCTGGTGGAAGCGGTAGCCGCTAAAATCGGAACCCAGATGATCCATTTCGTTCCCCGTGACAATGCCGTACAGAGAGCGGAGATCAGAAAAAGAACTGTCATTGACTATTCCCCGGATGAGGCTCAGGCCGACGAATACCGTAACCTGGCAAAAAAAGTGGATGACAATGAGATGTTCGTCATTCCGAATCCAATGAAGATCGATGAATTGGAAGAGATTCTGATGCAGTACGGCGTTATGGACTAA
- the modB gene encoding molybdate ABC transporter permease subunit — METLIHTIDFSPLFLSLKTGILATVLTFFLGTAAARGVMRLNHRAKSVVDGILTLPLVLPPTVAGFLLLFLFSLRRPLGAFLWEHYEVKLVQTWLGCVMAAFVIAFPLMYRNARAAFEQVDVTMIYAGRTLGLSERKIFWKIIVPMAGPGLASGTVLSFSRAIGEYGATTMLAGNILGKTRTISVAIATEVAAGNWEVAGFWVLVIVVISFLMVVLINLVSGEGSKDFSGWR, encoded by the coding sequence ATGGAAACCTTGATACATACCATTGATTTCAGCCCCCTGTTTCTCTCTTTGAAAACGGGGATTCTGGCAACGGTGCTCACCTTTTTTCTGGGAACGGCTGCAGCCAGGGGAGTCATGAGGCTGAACCACCGGGCCAAGTCTGTTGTAGATGGAATCCTTACCCTTCCTCTGGTGCTTCCGCCTACGGTGGCTGGTTTTCTTCTCCTGTTCCTGTTCAGCCTGCGGCGGCCACTTGGTGCTTTTTTATGGGAGCATTATGAGGTGAAGCTGGTTCAGACCTGGCTTGGCTGTGTCATGGCTGCTTTTGTAATCGCCTTTCCTCTCATGTACCGGAATGCAAGAGCGGCTTTTGAACAGGTGGATGTAACCATGATTTATGCGGGGCGGACCCTGGGACTATCCGAACGGAAGATATTCTGGAAAATCATTGTTCCCATGGCAGGGCCGGGACTTGCATCAGGAACTGTACTTTCCTTTTCAAGAGCCATTGGGGAGTATGGGGCTACCACCATGCTGGCAGGAAACATCCTTGGAAAGACCCGGACCATTTCTGTAGCCATTGCCACAGAGGTGGCAGCCGGTAACTGGGAGGTGGCAGGCTTTTGGGTACTGGTGATTGTTGTCATATCGTTTCTAATGGTGGTACTTATTAATCTGGTTTCTGGGGAAGGCAGCAAGGATTTCAGCGGGTGGAGATAA
- the modA gene encoding molybdate ABC transporter substrate-binding protein gives MKRGKKLFALLLAVLTALQLTGCQGAAAVNAGKVETKTETSVSQSADLYVFIAASLKNTMEEVKKEYESKHPGVTVIYNADSSGTLKTQIEEGARCDIFFSAATKQMDELKKGGFVKEDSVNNLLVNQMVLIKPKGGKTTVIGFDNITNASSLALAGEDVPVGQYARKLFEKMGILDKVMAMEINQGPNVTAVLTAVAEGSNEVGIVYATDAASMADKVEVIATVDKGMLDPAIYPVGLTEDKEASKEELEAAEEFFQYLTGSEEVKKLFLDAGFELYK, from the coding sequence ATGAAGAGAGGAAAAAAGTTATTTGCCCTTTTGCTTGCTGTATTAACCGCCTTACAGCTTACAGGCTGCCAGGGAGCAGCAGCCGTAAACGCCGGGAAGGTTGAGACAAAAACGGAAACAAGCGTTTCCCAGAGCGCAGACCTTTACGTATTCATTGCAGCGAGTCTGAAAAATACCATGGAGGAAGTGAAAAAGGAATATGAAAGCAAGCATCCGGGGGTTACGGTGATTTACAATGCGGACAGCTCCGGAACCTTAAAGACCCAGATTGAAGAAGGGGCCAGATGTGATATCTTCTTTTCTGCGGCTACCAAGCAGATGGATGAACTTAAGAAAGGCGGCTTTGTAAAAGAAGATTCAGTAAATAATTTACTGGTCAATCAGATGGTGCTCATAAAACCAAAGGGCGGTAAAACCACAGTGATCGGATTTGATAATATAACAAATGCCTCAAGCCTCGCTCTTGCAGGGGAAGACGTGCCGGTGGGCCAATATGCCAGAAAGCTCTTTGAGAAAATGGGGATTCTAGACAAAGTAATGGCAATGGAAATCAATCAGGGACCAAATGTGACCGCTGTGCTCACAGCCGTAGCAGAAGGCAGCAATGAAGTGGGAATCGTGTATGCCACAGACGCCGCTTCCATGGCCGACAAAGTGGAAGTGATTGCAACGGTGGACAAAGGAATGCTTGACCCGGCCATCTATCCTGTTGGACTTACAGAGGATAAAGAGGCGTCAAAGGAAGAATTGGAGGCAGCAGAAGAATTCTTTCAATATTTGACCGGATCGGAAGAGGTGAAAAAACTGTTTTTAGATGCAGGATTTGAATTGTATAAGTAG
- a CDS encoding nitrogenase component I subunit alpha, whose protein sequence is MAKERDILLDKYSSRVFKNRKSHITQLEFAEKPDEIAANTRAIPGIITARGCCYAGCKGVVVGPMKDSVVITHGPIGCAFYSWSTRRNKAKPSYEGEPNFVPYSFCTDMRPSDIVFGGEKKLEEGIDEIMKLFNPKCIFICSTCPIGLIGDDVQAVARRVEEKYGITAIGYSCEGYKGVSQSAGHHIANNGLMRYVIGKGEEAPKGKYSVNLLGEYNIGGDGWEQERILKKIGYEVVSVFTGDGSYETIKNSHLADLNLVMCHRSINYIAEMMKTKYGVDWIKVNFIGVGSTCKSLRMIATYFNDPELTQRTEEVIAEELAEINEDMEYYKSKLKGKTAGIFVGGSRSHHYQMLLRDFGMETTIAGYEFAHRDDYEGREVIPLIKADADSKNIEEISVEREPGFEDRYSEEVMDTMRKSGVELDTYDGMIRDMKKGYVVVDDYNMFETDQLIEEFKPDIFFSGIKDKYAIQHGGVVSRQMHSYDYSGPYAGFRGAVIFGRDVSMSLYTNAWALVKPPWKVTPMLEGTLGGVG, encoded by the coding sequence ATGGCAAAAGAACGAGATATATTGCTGGATAAATATTCATCCAGAGTATTTAAGAATCGAAAGAGTCACATTACGCAGCTGGAATTTGCAGAGAAGCCAGATGAAATCGCTGCCAATACCAGGGCAATACCAGGAATTATTACAGCTAGAGGATGCTGTTATGCCGGATGTAAGGGCGTTGTGGTAGGACCCATGAAAGACTCTGTGGTCATTACCCACGGACCCATTGGCTGTGCATTTTATTCCTGGTCTACCAGAAGAAACAAGGCAAAGCCTTCCTATGAAGGAGAGCCAAATTTTGTACCGTATTCTTTTTGTACGGATATGAGACCATCTGATATCGTGTTTGGGGGAGAGAAAAAGCTGGAAGAGGGAATTGACGAGATCATGAAGCTTTTTAACCCCAAGTGTATCTTTATCTGCTCTACCTGTCCCATTGGTCTGATTGGTGATGATGTGCAGGCCGTGGCAAGACGGGTGGAAGAAAAGTATGGAATCACTGCAATCGGATATTCCTGCGAGGGTTATAAGGGAGTTTCCCAGTCCGCAGGACACCACATTGCAAATAACGGCCTGATGCGCTATGTCATTGGAAAAGGGGAAGAAGCGCCAAAGGGCAAATACAGTGTAAACCTGCTTGGGGAATATAACATTGGCGGTGATGGCTGGGAGCAGGAACGTATCTTAAAGAAAATCGGCTATGAGGTGGTTTCGGTCTTTACTGGTGACGGTTCCTATGAGACCATTAAAAATTCCCATCTGGCAGATTTAAACCTGGTCATGTGCCATCGGTCCATCAATTACATAGCAGAGATGATGAAGACCAAATACGGTGTGGACTGGATTAAGGTAAACTTTATCGGAGTGGGGTCGACCTGTAAATCCCTGCGAATGATTGCCACCTATTTTAATGACCCGGAGCTTACACAGAGGACAGAGGAAGTCATTGCAGAGGAACTGGCAGAAATCAATGAGGATATGGAATATTACAAATCCAAATTAAAGGGAAAGACCGCCGGTATCTTTGTAGGAGGCTCCCGTTCCCATCATTACCAGATGCTTTTAAGGGATTTTGGTATGGAAACCACCATTGCAGGCTATGAATTCGCTCACCGGGATGATTACGAAGGACGTGAAGTCATTCCCCTGATAAAGGCAGATGCAGATTCCAAAAATATCGAAGAGATTTCGGTAGAGCGTGAACCAGGCTTTGAGGACCGTTACTCGGAAGAAGTAATGGATACCATGAGAAAGTCAGGAGTAGAGCTTGACACCTATGATGGTATGATACGGGATATGAAAAAAGGCTATGTAGTCGTGGATGACTATAACATGTTTGAGACAGACCAGTTGATCGAAGAATTCAAACCTGATATTTTCTTCTCAGGAATCAAGGATAAATACGCCATTCAGCACGGCGGTGTGGTATCCAGACAGATGCATTCCTATGATTATTCCGGTCCCTATGCCGGATTTCGGGGAGCTGTGATTTTTGGAAGAGATGTTTCCATGAGTTTGTATACCAATGCCTGGGCTCTCGTTAAGCCCCCGTGGAAGGTAACCCCAATGCTGGAAGGAACGTTAGGAGGTGTAGGCTGA
- a CDS encoding BlaR1 family beta-lactam sensor/signal transducer, which yields MPYSFMARLFLNSLAIPLFFILILCMRKFLGSHLTSRDRYRLWFPFLLLLTFPFLYFLHLGTYTGYLPSQLFWGIHPKAAPPPSPHAYETAVSGKDLFLDFSISVICNTPSIVPVILFVLWAVGVVFMTMVTLYSHHQVRRLKKSSLLLQNERIRALFESCLRESGIRRDIPIYSSAYVKSPIAVGFLFPSIIVPIHILSEMPEKDIRYILLHELSHCRHKDLFISQLMALAQIVYWFHPVVWLAFKTMEHDREIACDSSVLSMLPPEQYLDYGNTLINFAEKLSRFPYCTTGIGGSKKEIRKRIISIARFQKESKKHRMKSGVILVTTTLFIASLSPYLSAGAAYDGNYKFHGENINKLDVESCFCGKKGSFVLYKINSDQYSIYNENEVTKRISPDSTYKIYSALAALEEGVIAPSSSKLRWNGNTYPYEAWNEDQTLNSAMKYSVNWYFTELDKQTGLNTLKRYFQNMGYGNSDFSGGLGRFWAESTLKISPVEQVELLTRFYQGNLNVSPENQRAIKDSLFISSSKGASLYGKTGTGAVNGKQINGWFIGFVEAAEETYVFATNIQDTDSASGSAAAKITMEILNERNIYGN from the coding sequence ATGCCCTATTCTTTTATGGCACGCCTTTTCCTAAACAGTCTGGCCATTCCTCTATTCTTCATCCTCATCCTCTGTATGAGGAAATTCCTGGGCAGCCATCTGACCAGCAGAGACAGATACCGTTTATGGTTCCCCTTTCTGCTTCTTTTAACGTTTCCATTTCTCTACTTCCTCCACCTTGGGACGTATACAGGATATCTGCCTTCCCAACTTTTTTGGGGAATCCATCCTAAGGCAGCCCCTCCCCCGTCTCCACACGCTTATGAAACAGCAGTTTCTGGAAAGGACCTGTTTTTAGATTTTTCTATTTCAGTGATTTGCAATACGCCTTCCATTGTGCCTGTGATTCTTTTTGTTTTGTGGGCTGTTGGTGTGGTATTTATGACAATGGTCACCTTATATAGTCATCATCAGGTCAGACGGCTAAAGAAATCGTCCCTTTTACTACAGAATGAAAGGATACGGGCCTTGTTTGAATCCTGTTTAAGAGAATCCGGTATTCGCAGAGACATTCCCATCTACAGCAGTGCCTATGTGAAATCTCCCATTGCAGTAGGCTTCCTTTTTCCTTCCATCATCGTTCCGATCCACATTCTTTCTGAAATGCCGGAAAAGGATATCCGATATATCCTGCTTCATGAGCTATCTCATTGCAGACATAAGGACCTTTTTATCAGCCAGTTGATGGCCCTGGCTCAGATTGTCTATTGGTTTCATCCTGTGGTATGGCTGGCTTTTAAAACCATGGAACATGACCGGGAAATCGCCTGTGATTCTTCGGTCCTATCCATGCTTCCACCGGAGCAGTATCTGGACTATGGAAATACCTTAATCAACTTTGCAGAAAAACTTTCCCGTTTCCCCTATTGTACCACAGGGATTGGGGGATCAAAAAAAGAAATCCGTAAGCGTATCATAAGCATTGCCCGTTTTCAAAAGGAATCCAAGAAGCATAGAATGAAAAGTGGAGTCATTTTAGTCACAACCACCCTGTTCATAGCTTCCTTATCCCCTTATCTTTCTGCCGGAGCCGCCTATGATGGGAACTATAAATTTCACGGTGAGAATATCAATAAGCTGGATGTTGAATCCTGTTTCTGTGGCAAAAAAGGCAGTTTCGTCTTATATAAAATAAACTCGGACCAATACTCCATTTATAATGAAAACGAGGTTACCAAAAGAATCTCCCCGGATTCCACCTATAAAATATACAGCGCTTTGGCCGCACTGGAGGAGGGCGTCATAGCCCCTTCCTCCTCTAAACTTCGATGGAACGGGAACACCTATCCTTATGAAGCCTGGAATGAGGACCAGACTCTTAACAGCGCCATGAAATATTCCGTAAACTGGTATTTTACTGAATTAGACAAACAAACCGGATTAAATACATTAAAGAGATATTTTCAGAACATGGGCTATGGTAATTCTGATTTCAGCGGTGGCTTAGGGCGGTTCTGGGCAGAATCCACCTTAAAGATATCCCCAGTGGAACAAGTAGAGCTTTTAACACGCTTCTACCAGGGAAATTTAAATGTTTCCCCTGAAAATCAAAGAGCCATTAAGGATTCTTTATTTATCTCTTCCTCAAAGGGAGCTTCCCTGTATGGCAAAACCGGAACCGGTGCAGTCAATGGAAAACAGATAAATGGGTGGTTCATTGGGTTTGTGGAAGCGGCTGAGGAAACCTATGTGTTTGCCACCAATATTCAGGATACAGATTCTGCCAGCGGAAGCGCTGCTGCGAAAATCACTATGGAAATTCTGAATGAAAGAAATATCTATGGGAACTAA
- a CDS encoding TOBE domain-containing protein encodes MRLSARNQLKGKIIGIEEGAVNAMVTLDIGGGNLVSATISMAAVKDLELEVGKDAYAVMKATSVMIGV; translated from the coding sequence ATGAGATTAAGTGCAAGAAATCAGTTAAAAGGAAAAATAATAGGAATCGAAGAAGGGGCCGTAAATGCAATGGTGACCCTTGATATCGGTGGCGGCAATCTTGTATCAGCCACCATATCCATGGCAGCGGTAAAGGACTTGGAGCTGGAAGTAGGAAAAGACGCCTATGCTGTGATGAAAGCGACCTCGGTGATGATCGGGGTCTAG
- a CDS encoding MFS transporter: protein MKTRRNIYIMFAISFLHGMVFYGPIATLYRQAAGVSVFQITLIESISLALCIGLEMPWGMVADRIGYRKTLIACSIIYFLSKIVFWRADSFFDFLLERILLSVVLAGFSGCDVSLLYLSCKEEESQKVFGIYQFFNMAGLLGASLLYSVYVGANYRLAGLLTMITYGAAAVLAFGIREVKATEQGRWGNQAFIRVFLETVKDRRFLLAVIGMGLLAETNQTITIYLNQIQYVKAGIDVKTMGLIYILVTLCGMVGMWSHWVTKKMGGISFGLAMFLSGAISCVILALTNQALVSVAAIVMLRISASLFAPFSTQLQNRQIKTADRATALSIYAVLLEGTGVVTNVIFGQAAQVNISWAMSCGAILCLAGAIMFYLFYRREGRAD, encoded by the coding sequence ATGAAAACGAGACGAAATATATATATTATGTTTGCCATTTCTTTTTTACATGGAATGGTATTTTATGGACCCATAGCAACACTTTACCGCCAGGCGGCAGGGGTGAGTGTATTTCAGATTACCTTAATTGAGAGCATAAGCCTGGCGCTGTGCATTGGTCTTGAGATGCCCTGGGGGATGGTGGCAGATCGGATTGGATATAGAAAAACGCTGATTGCCTGCTCTATAATTTATTTCCTGTCAAAAATCGTATTCTGGAGAGCAGACAGCTTTTTTGATTTTTTACTGGAGCGGATTCTTCTTAGTGTAGTGTTGGCTGGATTTTCCGGGTGTGACGTGAGCCTTTTATATTTGTCCTGTAAGGAAGAGGAGAGCCAGAAGGTATTTGGGATTTATCAGTTTTTTAATATGGCTGGGTTGTTGGGGGCTTCTCTATTGTATTCTGTATACGTTGGAGCAAATTACCGACTGGCCGGATTACTGACCATGATAACCTATGGGGCAGCCGCGGTCCTGGCTTTTGGAATCAGGGAAGTGAAAGCCACGGAACAAGGGAGGTGGGGCAATCAGGCCTTTATCCGTGTATTTTTAGAAACAGTGAAAGACAGACGGTTTCTTTTGGCTGTGATTGGCATGGGACTTCTGGCTGAGACAAACCAGACGATAACTATATATTTAAATCAGATTCAATATGTGAAAGCTGGAATTGATGTAAAAACCATGGGACTTATTTATATTCTTGTTACCTTATGTGGAATGGTTGGGATGTGGTCTCACTGGGTCACGAAAAAGATGGGAGGAATATCCTTCGGTCTCGCCATGTTTTTAAGTGGAGCGATATCCTGCGTGATCTTGGCCTTGACCAACCAGGCTTTGGTATCAGTGGCAGCAATTGTTATGCTGCGCATCTCTGCCAGTCTTTTCGCACCCTTTTCCACTCAGTTGCAGAACCGGCAAATAAAAACTGCGGACCGGGCAACCGCTTTAAGCATCTATGCCGTGCTTCTTGAAGGTACGGGCGTGGTTACCAATGTGATATTCGGACAGGCGGCCCAAGTAAATATTTCCTGGGCGATGAGCTGTGGGGCCATTCTTTGTCTGGCTGGAGCCATCATGTTTTATCTGTTTTATCGAAGGGAAGGGCGTGCGGACTAA
- a CDS encoding P-II family nitrogen regulator has product MVLVRAIVRPEKADHVMKEAAEAGFQAVTKMDVYGRGKQKGITVGEIHYDEIPKEMLLFFCNDEDKDDLVKVILRTARTGEGNYGDGRIFISPIEEAYTVSTGKKGL; this is encoded by the coding sequence ATGGTATTGGTGAGAGCGATCGTCCGGCCGGAGAAGGCGGATCACGTAATGAAAGAGGCAGCAGAAGCAGGATTCCAGGCAGTGACCAAAATGGACGTTTATGGACGTGGAAAGCAAAAGGGAATCACAGTAGGAGAAATTCACTATGATGAGATCCCAAAGGAAATGCTGTTATTCTTCTGCAATGATGAAGATAAGGATGACCTGGTAAAGGTGATTTTAAGAACAGCCAGAACCGGCGAGGGTAATTACGGAGACGGCCGGATCTTTATATCACCCATTGAAGAGGCTTATACCGTCAGCACAGGCAAAAAAGGACTGTAA
- a CDS encoding helix-turn-helix transcriptional regulator yields the protein MEKIYTPQEVADRLLIKKATVYELIKRGELNATKIGRQIRVSQEQLDSYLKVSSKPAERSYAERPNMEEALLQVTDIPRFASVSGAQQTDYLLNTSGLVISSQESRVVELLRGQLGKERNSLPILHSYMNDYNSLYSLYYEKTHLALTCFLSDRENWDRNPMKHLMPGKEVVVLSVCSFLCGFYVKKGNPLHILTLDDLTRPEVRFLNRELGSGLRMYLDSSLLEKKIPKNAINGYDKDCLSNMSAAHGVASGAADISIGDISLLSSYPQLESIPFAHGFLDLVFLKSDLDLPALKSILNAVHSEEFKSSLLHFKGYDTKTTGKMTIISG from the coding sequence ATGGAGAAAATATATACGCCACAGGAAGTGGCAGACCGGCTGCTGATAAAGAAAGCAACGGTTTATGAACTGATTAAACGGGGAGAATTGAATGCCACCAAAATTGGAAGGCAGATAAGAGTCAGCCAGGAACAGCTTGACAGTTATTTAAAAGTGTCTTCAAAACCGGCTGAAAGGTCCTATGCCGAAAGGCCCAATATGGAGGAAGCTCTGCTACAGGTCACGGACATTCCACGCTTTGCTTCTGTGTCAGGAGCCCAGCAGACGGATTATTTACTCAATACCAGCGGTCTTGTGATAAGCAGTCAGGAGTCCAGAGTGGTAGAACTGCTCCGGGGGCAGCTAGGTAAGGAAAGGAACAGCCTTCCTATATTACATTCTTATATGAACGACTATAACAGTTTGTACTCTCTGTATTATGAGAAGACCCATCTGGCTCTTACTTGTTTTTTATCTGATCGTGAGAATTGGGACAGGAATCCGATGAAACATCTGATGCCGGGAAAGGAAGTGGTGGTTCTTTCTGTGTGCAGTTTTCTGTGTGGCTTCTACGTAAAAAAGGGGAATCCGCTCCATATCCTCACTCTGGATGACCTAACTCGTCCCGAGGTGCGTTTCTTAAACCGGGAGCTGGGAAGCGGTCTGCGCATGTATCTTGATTCTTCCCTGCTGGAAAAAAAGATTCCGAAAAACGCCATTAACGGATATGATAAGGACTGTTTATCCAATATGTCTGCCGCTCATGGAGTCGCATCTGGAGCTGCTGACATAAGCATAGGGGATATCTCCCTGTTGTCCTCTTACCCCCAACTGGAATCTATCCCCTTTGCCCATGGTTTTCTTGACCTTGTTTTTCTTAAATCAGACTTAGACCTTCCTGCGTTAAAGTCCATCTTAAACGCCGTTCATTCGGAAGAATTTAAAAGCAGTCTGCTGCATTTTAAAGGCTATGATACAAAAACGACTGGAAAGATGACTATCATAAGCGGTTAG
- a CDS encoding P-II family nitrogen regulator yields the protein MKEVMAFIRVNKINPTKKALAEGGFPAFTCRSVLGRGKKRIDPELISLVIESGELPLSSQGEHLTESFRWIPKRLITLIVEDEQVEDVVNILIKTNQTGNPGDGKIFVLPIYEAYTVRSGEHTRDAF from the coding sequence ATGAAAGAGGTAATGGCATTTATCCGGGTCAATAAAATCAATCCCACCAAAAAAGCCTTGGCAGAAGGCGGTTTTCCGGCTTTTACCTGCCGGTCGGTGCTTGGCAGAGGAAAGAAACGGATTGATCCGGAGCTTATCAGTCTGGTCATAGAAAGCGGAGAGCTTCCCTTATCTTCCCAGGGAGAACATTTGACAGAGTCCTTTCGGTGGATTCCAAAGCGGCTGATCACTCTGATTGTGGAAGATGAGCAGGTAGAGGATGTGGTAAATATCCTTATTAAGACAAACCAGACAGGAAATCCAGGGGATGGAAAAATATTTGTGCTCCCCATATACGAGGCGTATACCGTAAGAAGCGGCGAGCACACCAGGGATGCTTTTTGA
- a CDS encoding BlaI/MecI/CopY family transcriptional regulator, translated as MNHLPQISEAEYEVMKVLWKHAPINTNEVTDMLTKTIGWNPKTIHTLLKRLAQKGAITYEKEGRVFVYTPIVKEDEYLKKANDHFLNRFYNGKISSMVTNYMNNEQLEQDELEELRKLLLNGNREDR; from the coding sequence ATGAACCATCTGCCTCAGATTTCAGAAGCTGAATATGAAGTAATGAAGGTGCTGTGGAAACATGCCCCCATCAACACCAATGAAGTGACTGACATGCTTACAAAGACTATCGGCTGGAATCCCAAGACAATACACACCCTTTTAAAGCGGCTGGCCCAAAAAGGTGCCATTACCTATGAAAAGGAAGGCCGTGTCTTTGTCTATACTCCTATAGTCAAGGAAGATGAATATCTAAAAAAGGCCAACGACCATTTTTTAAACCGTTTTTATAATGGTAAGATTTCCAGCATGGTGACCAATTATATGAACAATGAACAACTGGAACAGGACGAACTGGAGGAACTGAGAAAGCTTTTACTGAACGGAAACAGGGAGGACCGCTGA